Proteins from a genomic interval of Heteronotia binoei isolate CCM8104 ecotype False Entrance Well chromosome 5, APGP_CSIRO_Hbin_v1, whole genome shotgun sequence:
- the LOC132571066 gene encoding uncharacterized protein LOC132571066 — MAAKPSLACCLPEAEKLDFQSYCRNSPPAGSAPPKETPGQWDCGKQMEDIDGGEGNTSSGRGKKKKYLSRFKDEWCEYDAFKDWLRKVDNTTAKCILCRRTISVQYEGKGSLINHAAGRKHKKAEEKYRTMPKIALLSDVPQDNGVTVAEPGQFYQDEPHPTDLSESCGNKTLPETVEGVLVAESQEFLLKGLDIAPFFSVRLNASNKGNEKFFPVTICYFSATEGLKHGLLGFCQEEKEASDSIASQLCRVLQENGLSLNRMSSYLVDSSSTDDGKHRSVFEKLKEVNSGLMEVEDLCHVVHNCLRNGMRALSFDVETLVLEICDKLSCSTKKTESLKSISAFVGTNYKGILQNLPAQWLSILPVVEQVVQNWSALRDYFLSEGKQECDQIMWEAFSMGQDVSLPLCSAYFLQNLMGVFRRAADQLERDDVSCTEVHGVLTGLRLKLRKRSEDRFYGRFTQGILGKVSPSDSRKFREEADETLKWCLAFLEEWYDFESSVFKRVAVLSLDNDVKWCDLETLVAALPIELDMDKLYEDYCVLSECQEKMALQEEKVDQRWVKVFREMPESRNSQILKLVSFALSLPVSSAYYDRAFSLMVQLWKKGQKGLKNGLAKATLQVQLNRDMSRLDFLRLLLRTQKELSRNSVSARQKRRTKRSRRQAIVKEEASSQEEDEILSFTFGLEVTPEDTASQNGAATLAEGLVAFEEVAVYFTADEWPLLDPGQKALYREVMLENYETVTSLPSSLSLAEEGRAVPKPDLISWLEEEEKKSLVQHPEEGEKLAGFSVSVGVGTESERGEEQLRIKSEAC; from the exons gctCAGCTCCACCAAAAGAAACACCTGGACAGTGGGACTGTGGAAAGCAAATGGAAGACATAGATGGTGGTGAGGGGAATACCAGCAGCGGCCGAGGGAAAAAGAAGAAGTACCTAAGCCGTTTTAAGGATGAGTGGTGCGAATACGATGCCTTCAAAGACTGGCTGCGCAAGGTGGACAACACCACCGCAAAATGCATTCTGTGCCGTCGAACAATCTCAGTGCAATATGAGGGGAAAGGATCTCTGATAAACCATGCAGCAGGCAGGAAGCATAAGAAAGCAGAGGAAAAATACCGGACAATGCCCAAGATCGCATTGCTTTCTGACGTGCCACAAGACAATGGGGTTACTGTGGCTGAACCAGGGCAGTTTTATCAAGATGAGCCTCATCCGACTGACTTAAGCGAGAGCTGTGGAAACAAAACACTTCCCGAAACTGTAGAAGGTGTTTTGGTAGCAGAATCCCAGGAATTTTTGCTAAAGGGCTTAGACATAGCACCCTTTTTTTCAGTCAGGTTGAACGCCTCCAACAAAGGAAACGAGAAATTCTTTCCTGTGACCATTTGTTACTTTTCTGCGACAGAGGGACTGAAACATGGCCTGCTTGGGTTCTGTCAGGAAGAGAAAGAGGCAAGCGATTCGATAGCCTCACAGCTCTGTAGAGTTCTCCAGGAGAATGGCCTCAGCTTGAACAGAATGTCTTCTTACTTGGTAGACAGCTCCTCCACAGATGATGGAAAACACAGGTCCGTGTTTGAGAAACTCAAGGAGGTTAATAGTGGACTAATGGAGGTGGAAGACCTATGTCACGTTGTCCACAATTGCCTCAGAAATGGGATGAGGGCACTGAGTTTTGATGTTGAAACACTTGTCCTCGAAATATGTGACAAGCTGTCATGCTCGACCAAAAAGACCGAGTCCCTGAAGTCTATTTCTGCGTTTGTGGGAACAAACTATAAAGGCATACTTCAGAATTTACCAGCGCAGTGGCTATCAATTTTACCAGTTGTTGAACAAGTGGTGCAAAATTGGTCAGCACTGAGAGACTATTTCTTGTCAGAGGGGAAACAAGAGTGTGACCAGATCATGTGGGAAGCGTTCAGCATGGGACAGGACGTGTCTCTCCCTCTTTGTTCCGCTTACTTCCTACAAAACCTGATGGGAGTGTTTAGACGGGCTGCGGATCAACTGGAAAGGGATGACGTGAGCTGCACAGAAGTGCACGGTGTCCTTACAGGCCTCCGTTTGAAACTCCGTAAAAGGAGTGAGGACAGATTCTATGGAAGGTTCACTCAAGGCATTCTGGGTAAAGTTTCACCGTCCGACAGCAGGAAATTCAGAGAGGAGGCGGATGAGACATTGAAGTGGTGCCTCGCCTTCCTGGAGGAATGGTACGACTTTGAGTCCTCCGTGTTCAAGCGTGTGGCTGTTCTATCGCTGGACAACGATGTGAAGTGGTGCGACCTCGAAACCCTCGTGGCGGCTCTCCCGATTGAGCTGGACATGGACAAGCTATACGAGGACTATTGCGTCTTGTCAGAATGCCAAGAAAAGATGGCCTTGCAGGAAGAGAAGGTCGATCAGAGGTGGGTGAAGGTTTTCAGGGAGATGCCAGAAAGCCGGAACAGCCAGATTTTGAAACTGGTCTCCTTCGCCCTTTCCCTCCCTGTCTCCAGTGCCTACTACGACAGGGCCTTTAGCCTGATGGTGCAACTTTGGAAGAAGGGGCAAAAGGGACTGAAAAATGGCCTTGCAAAGGCAACGCTGCAGGTGCAACTGAATCGCGACATGTCACGTCTAGACTTCCTTCGGCTCCTCCTCAGAACCCAGAAAGAGCTTAGCAGGAATTCCGTTTCAGCAAGACAGAAGCGGAGAACGAAGAGGTCGCGCAGGCAAGCCATCGTCAAG GAGGAAGCGTCTTCGCAGGAAGAGGATGAGATCCTGTCCTTTACCTTCGGCCTGGAAGTGACTCCCGAGGACACAGCATCGCAAAATGGAGCTGCAACACTTGCTGAG GGTCTGGTggcctttgaggaggtggctgtgTATTTCACGGCGGACGAATGGCCTCTCCTGGATCCGGGCCAAAAGGCTCTGtacagagaagtcatgctggagaattacGAGACCGTGACCTCTCTGCCTTCCTCTTTGTCTTTGGCTGAAGAAGGTAGAG CAGTTCCCAAACCTGACCTGATTTCctggttggaagaagaagagaagaagtctcttgtccagcatcctgaaGAAGGGGAGAAATTGGCAG